One Pantoea eucalypti genomic region harbors:
- a CDS encoding AAA family ATPase, with the protein MLYIFSGLPGCGKSTVAKMLSEKLKAVYLRVDTIEQVLRNESAAFREIGPEGYFILYALARENLRLGLPVVTDSVNDLNLVRDSFRDIALSSGVPFLEIEILCSDPEQHRARVENRISEIPGLKVPDWQAVMDRDYEPWRRDHLQLDTAKLSPAACVDIILKASLPF; encoded by the coding sequence ATGCTGTACATATTCAGTGGCCTTCCCGGTTGTGGAAAAAGCACGGTCGCTAAAATGTTATCTGAAAAATTAAAAGCGGTGTATTTACGCGTCGATACGATCGAACAGGTACTGCGTAATGAATCAGCAGCGTTCAGAGAGATTGGCCCTGAAGGCTATTTCATCCTCTATGCGCTTGCGCGGGAGAATCTCAGACTGGGACTACCCGTTGTCACTGACTCAGTAAATGATCTTAATCTGGTGCGAGATAGTTTTCGTGATATCGCACTATCATCAGGTGTTCCCTTTCTGGAAATCGAAATCCTTTGTTCGGATCCGGAACAGCATCGGGCTCGTGTAGAGAACAGAATCTCAGAAATTCCTGGCTTAAAAGTGCCTGACTGGCAGGCCGTCATGGATCGTGATTATGAACCCTGGAGAAGGGATCATCTGCAGCTGGATACCGCAAAATTATCGCCCGCTGCGTGCGTCGATATAATTCTCAAAGCGAGCCTTCCGTTCTGA
- a CDS encoding bacteriorhodopsin encodes MDQTAFMIGFSVMAIASLIIYVTGDKKYPFGHHTLVHASVPFIAATAYLAMAFGFGNLTLDSGTIVYLARYADWSITTPLLLAGLVMLAFHEQGKPGEMGGFLTAIIVLDVMMIITGLVSSLAENPVAKWVWYSWSCAAFLGVVYLLWGPLRALAATRGNALAGAYNKNVALLTLVWFIYPIVFLVGPEGLSVITDATSVQAFLILDIIAKVFYAFYAAANMKKALSHTTPVGAVRR; translated from the coding sequence ATGGATCAAACCGCATTTATGATTGGGTTTTCGGTCATGGCCATTGCGTCACTGATTATTTACGTGACCGGTGATAAGAAATATCCCTTTGGTCACCATACACTCGTGCACGCGTCAGTGCCGTTTATTGCCGCCACAGCCTATCTGGCCATGGCGTTTGGGTTTGGCAATCTCACGCTGGACAGTGGCACGATAGTGTACCTGGCGCGTTACGCTGACTGGTCCATCACCACGCCTCTCTTACTGGCCGGGTTGGTCATGCTGGCTTTCCATGAACAGGGTAAACCAGGAGAAATGGGCGGCTTTCTGACTGCCATCATTGTGCTGGATGTGATGATGATTATCACCGGCCTGGTCTCTTCCCTGGCGGAAAATCCTGTCGCGAAATGGGTGTGGTATTCATGGTCGTGTGCGGCATTTCTGGGCGTTGTTTATCTGCTCTGGGGGCCACTGCGCGCACTGGCCGCGACGCGAGGCAACGCGCTGGCAGGTGCCTACAACAAGAATGTAGCCTTGCTGACCCTCGTGTGGTTTATCTATCCGATCGTTTTTCTGGTCGGTCCGGAAGGTCTCAGTGTCATCACTGATGCGACATCTGTTCAGGCATTCCTGATTCTGGATATTATCGCTAAAGTTTTCTACGCCTTCTACGCTGCGGCTAATATGAAAAAAGCGCTCTCTCATACTACGCCTGTTGGTGCTGTGAGGAGATGA
- a CDS encoding Brp/Blh family beta-carotene 15,15'-dioxygenase, whose translation MTAQVRFGWAGLWGAALAASFSPPAGQVLFATLAIGVIGMAHGASDLDVVKRERQFPFLAAYGLVILICLFWWHGAPALALPVFLLASALHFALEDAPDGRSPERLARGISMIAAPATLHLQAFSAILHEAAPGFSMPDALAVGIAITGGLCASGLIFAGFVRQDRRLLTGTLALLLLPPFVGFSMGFLILHALPQTRQRRDQLKCTSYLRYLQATWPVLTAALLLAAGTIVVMHPVDNAGIQPLFAVLAALAIPHMLITPWFESRHPA comes from the coding sequence ATGACAGCCCAGGTGCGGTTCGGCTGGGCAGGACTCTGGGGGGCAGCGCTCGCTGCCTCTTTCAGCCCCCCTGCGGGGCAAGTGCTGTTTGCGACCCTGGCCATTGGCGTTATCGGCATGGCACACGGTGCCAGCGATCTTGACGTCGTTAAACGCGAGCGTCAGTTCCCGTTTCTTGCCGCCTATGGACTGGTCATCTTGATCTGTCTGTTCTGGTGGCACGGTGCTCCGGCGCTGGCGTTGCCCGTTTTTCTTCTGGCATCTGCCCTGCATTTTGCGCTTGAAGACGCCCCTGATGGACGCAGCCCCGAACGTCTGGCGCGGGGGATAAGTATGATAGCGGCCCCAGCGACACTGCATCTGCAGGCATTTAGCGCAATTCTGCATGAGGCGGCACCAGGATTTTCAATGCCGGACGCTCTTGCTGTGGGCATTGCCATTACAGGGGGACTCTGTGCGTCAGGGCTTATTTTTGCGGGTTTCGTTCGTCAGGACAGGCGTCTTCTGACGGGTACACTGGCGTTGTTACTGCTTCCACCTTTCGTCGGTTTTTCAATGGGATTCTTAATTTTACATGCGCTGCCGCAAACCCGACAGCGGCGCGATCAGCTGAAATGCACCAGCTATCTCCGCTACCTGCAAGCCACCTGGCCGGTACTGACGGCGGCTCTTCTGCTGGCTGCGGGAACCATTGTGGTGATGCATCCTGTGGACAACGCGGGAATTCAGCCATTGTTTGCTGTACTGGCCGCACTGGCAATCCCGCATATGCTCATTACGCCCTGGTTTGAATCACGGCATCCGGCGTGA
- the phnG gene encoding phosphonate C-P lyase system protein PhnG — protein MEQQTDRQRWLSVLAHSSAALLEAHWHALSLQPEFTLVRPAEIGLTRLQARMGATGKRFVMGDATVTRAVVQLSDGTLGYSYLLGRDKAHAERCALLDALLQQPETRQLLEEKIITPLAAWREEQRQLRAREIASSKVDFFTLVRGDN, from the coding sequence ATGGAACAGCAAACAGATCGCCAGCGCTGGCTGTCGGTACTGGCGCACAGCAGCGCCGCCTTGCTTGAAGCGCACTGGCATGCGCTTAGCCTCCAGCCCGAATTCACCCTGGTCCGTCCGGCAGAGATTGGGCTGACGCGACTCCAGGCGCGGATGGGCGCTACCGGCAAACGCTTTGTCATGGGCGATGCCACGGTGACACGTGCGGTGGTGCAACTGAGCGACGGTACCCTGGGTTACAGCTATCTGCTGGGGCGCGACAAAGCCCACGCTGAACGCTGCGCCCTGCTGGACGCGCTGTTGCAGCAGCCGGAAACACGGCAGTTGCTGGAAGAGAAGATTATTACCCCGCTGGCGGCGTGGCGCGAGGAGCAGCGACAGCTGCGCGCCCGTGAAATCGCCAGCAGCAAAGTAGATTTCTTTACGCTGGTTCGCGGAGATAACTGA
- a CDS encoding methyl-accepting chemotaxis protein: MNIIKKVSKLNIGRKLTLGFLLVILASLAISVLAALCFLKIQDNSEKRDVTVQMVDALAKARLNRTLFQYTRDTKFIELNGEAMNQLSALYKNLEKYSWSTGGREKLSALNTALAQYQEKRQHFLASNHSAALSLNDIQALGLTSVAEKLAARQAYVPADLTAPLLALSLKTEQAAFYVQAFMHGPDASTLNKFNEIKDGFSPLVSQLSGLADTSLGALLADVAQKTTSGTTLLNNYLQSVQVEKRASDEMTAAAGKLNQSITDLAFFQSEQAQKYMHTALWQIGFATLVCITLSLLIAWRMTRSITVPLRETLTSAQRIAEGDLTAEITSSRTDELGELMTAMGAMNQSLRNIISRVRDGVNNVARASSEIAAGNTDLSSRTEQQSAAVVETAASMEELTSTVKLNAENAHHASQLATDASHNASCGGEIISEVITTMGGISQSSGKIGEIITVINGIAFQTNILALNAAVEAARAGEQGRGFAVVAGEVRNLAQRSSLAAKEIEVLIRESLDRVSNGTELVNRAGVTMEGIVRSVTQVRDIMGEIAAASDEQNRGITQIAQAMTEMDSTTQQNAALVEESSAAASSLEEQALELEKTVAVFRVPSSGTFTPRAQTTRRNAQPSVSLMASKANWETF; the protein is encoded by the coding sequence ATGAATATTATAAAAAAAGTGTCAAAACTCAATATAGGCAGGAAACTTACTCTGGGTTTTTTGCTGGTTATACTGGCGTCACTGGCTATATCAGTCCTTGCTGCCCTCTGTTTTTTAAAAATCCAGGATAACTCGGAAAAGCGCGACGTCACGGTACAAATGGTTGATGCACTGGCGAAAGCGAGGCTGAACCGCACGCTATTTCAGTACACCCGCGACACTAAATTCATCGAACTCAACGGTGAGGCGATGAATCAGTTGTCTGCTTTGTACAAAAATCTTGAGAAATATTCCTGGTCAACAGGCGGTCGTGAAAAGCTTTCTGCGCTCAATACTGCTCTGGCTCAGTATCAGGAAAAGCGTCAGCACTTTCTCGCAAGCAACCACAGTGCAGCCCTTTCTCTGAATGATATTCAGGCTCTCGGACTGACGTCAGTGGCGGAAAAACTGGCTGCCCGACAGGCTTATGTCCCGGCAGACCTTACTGCACCCCTGCTGGCTCTCAGCCTCAAAACTGAACAGGCTGCATTTTATGTTCAGGCGTTCATGCATGGGCCAGATGCTTCCACACTGAATAAGTTTAACGAAATCAAAGACGGTTTTTCACCACTCGTCAGTCAGCTTAGTGGTCTCGCTGACACCTCACTCGGTGCGCTTCTGGCCGATGTGGCGCAAAAAACCACCTCAGGCACCACGCTGTTAAATAATTATCTCCAGTCAGTGCAGGTCGAAAAACGCGCCTCAGATGAAATGACCGCAGCGGCGGGAAAACTGAATCAGTCAATCACTGACCTCGCGTTCTTTCAGTCTGAACAGGCTCAGAAATACATGCATACCGCACTGTGGCAGATTGGTTTTGCCACCCTTGTCTGTATCACTCTCAGTCTCTTGATCGCCTGGAGAATGACCCGCAGCATCACCGTTCCGCTGAGAGAGACGCTTACTTCGGCACAGCGTATCGCTGAAGGTGACCTGACCGCCGAAATAACCAGTTCCCGTACTGATGAGCTTGGCGAACTGATGACTGCCATGGGTGCCATGAACCAGAGCCTGCGTAACATCATCTCCCGGGTCCGGGATGGGGTGAATAACGTCGCCCGCGCCTCGTCTGAGATTGCAGCAGGAAATACCGACCTCTCATCACGCACAGAACAGCAGTCGGCTGCCGTGGTTGAGACGGCTGCCAGCATGGAGGAATTAACCTCCACCGTTAAGCTGAATGCGGAGAACGCCCATCACGCCAGTCAGCTGGCCACGGATGCGTCGCATAATGCCAGCTGCGGCGGGGAAATCATCAGTGAGGTGATAACCACAATGGGCGGAATAAGTCAGAGCTCAGGCAAAATCGGCGAAATCATCACCGTTATTAACGGTATCGCTTTCCAGACGAATATTCTGGCGTTGAATGCGGCAGTAGAGGCCGCGCGCGCAGGTGAGCAGGGCCGGGGCTTTGCCGTTGTGGCAGGCGAAGTGCGCAATCTTGCACAGCGCAGTTCACTGGCCGCAAAAGAGATAGAAGTGCTGATTCGGGAATCACTGGACAGAGTGAGTAACGGTACTGAGCTGGTAAACCGCGCCGGCGTGACAATGGAGGGTATCGTCAGGTCCGTGACGCAGGTAAGGGACATCATGGGTGAAATTGCCGCTGCATCAGACGAACAGAATCGCGGCATTACCCAGATTGCACAGGCCATGACGGAAATGGATAGCACAACCCAGCAGAACGCTGCGCTGGTTGAGGAGTCTTCTGCTGCGGCCAGCAGTCTGGAAGAACAGGCGCTTGAGCTTGAAAAAACCGTTGCCGTTTTCCGTGTGCCGTCTTCCGGGACGTTTACACCCAGAGCGCAGACTACCAGGCGCAACGCACAACCGTCAGTATCTCTGATGGCGTCGAAAGCAAACTGGGAAACCTTCTGA
- the phnH gene encoding phosphonate C-P lyase system protein PhnH: MTLLASFNHPVADAQRAFRRILKAMSEPGVMVSLPLQQGWGALSPAATALLLTLVDQESPVWLDAQIDNEQLRNNLRFHTGAPITSQQDAPFALSHATAQPDPTQFAAGDNMSPEKSTTLIIEVPSLNGGLTLRLSGPGLRETRAIAPQLPESVLEYLRTRPHPFPQGVDLIFTCGEAIMAVPRTTVVEVC; the protein is encoded by the coding sequence ATGACTTTACTGGCAAGTTTTAACCATCCGGTCGCGGATGCGCAGCGTGCGTTTCGCCGTATTCTGAAAGCGATGAGCGAGCCGGGCGTGATGGTCTCGCTGCCGCTGCAGCAGGGCTGGGGCGCACTGTCACCGGCGGCCACAGCATTGCTGCTGACGCTGGTCGATCAGGAAAGTCCGGTCTGGCTGGATGCGCAAATCGACAATGAACAGCTGCGTAACAATCTGCGCTTCCATACCGGTGCACCCATTACTTCGCAGCAGGACGCACCGTTCGCCCTGAGCCATGCAACAGCACAGCCCGATCCGACGCAGTTCGCGGCGGGTGACAATATGTCGCCGGAGAAAAGCACCACGCTGATTATCGAAGTGCCGTCGCTGAATGGCGGACTAACGCTGCGTCTCTCCGGCCCTGGCCTGCGGGAAACCCGTGCTATTGCACCACAGCTGCCGGAAAGCGTGCTGGAATATCTGCGCACCCGTCCGCATCCGTTCCCGCAGGGCGTGGATCTGATCTTCACCTGTGGCGAAGCGATCATGGCCGTGCCGCGCACCACCGTTGTGGAGGTGTGCTGA
- a CDS encoding Vat family streptogramin A O-acetyltransferase — translation MYGPDPANPHPMEGFPQVCFIKNRVKNPNIIIGDFTYYDDPEGAENFERNVLYHFPFIGDKLIIGKFCAIAKGVQFIMNGANHSMAGFSTYPFYIFGNGWEASQPQAGDLPDKGDTVIGNDVWIGYQALIMPGIKIGNGAIISSRSVVTSDVPAYSIVGGNPARVIRQRFNDETLSILEKLAWWDWPVEKITQNLPAIRSANVEALPDK, via the coding sequence ATGTACGGACCGGATCCGGCCAATCCCCATCCAATGGAAGGCTTCCCACAGGTTTGTTTTATTAAAAACAGGGTGAAAAACCCCAACATCATCATCGGTGATTTTACGTATTATGATGACCCTGAAGGCGCAGAAAACTTCGAGCGCAATGTCCTTTATCACTTCCCGTTTATTGGCGACAAACTCATTATTGGAAAATTTTGCGCTATAGCGAAAGGCGTTCAGTTCATTATGAATGGGGCTAACCACAGCATGGCGGGGTTCTCCACTTATCCGTTCTACATCTTCGGAAACGGATGGGAAGCAAGCCAGCCTCAGGCCGGTGACCTGCCCGATAAAGGCGATACAGTGATTGGCAATGACGTATGGATTGGTTACCAGGCGCTGATTATGCCAGGCATTAAAATCGGTAACGGCGCGATCATTTCGTCACGTTCTGTCGTCACGTCGGATGTCCCGGCATATTCGATTGTGGGGGGTAATCCAGCCAGGGTTATCAGGCAGCGTTTTAACGATGAGACCCTATCGATACTCGAGAAGCTGGCCTGGTGGGACTGGCCTGTGGAAAAGATTACCCAAAACCTCCCGGCAATCCGCTCTGCTAATGTTGAAGCCTTGCCAGATAAATAG
- a CDS encoding carbon-phosphorus lyase complex subunit PhnI, translating into MYVAVKGGEKAISNAHQLQADLRRGDRAVAELGCDQVAQQLGLAVDRVMTEGGIYDPELAALAIKQASGDLVEAIFLLRAYRTTLPRLAESTPLATGSMRIERRISAVYKDLPGGQVLGPTYDYSHRLLDFTLLANGETPAAPRDDRSVPDQCPHMFSMMSEEGLATAERDDGSEPVDITREPMRFPASRAARLQQLVRGDEGFLLALGYSTQRGYGRTHPFAGEIRTGYLSVSICPEELGFELEIGEVLLTECEMVNGVAHSDDAAPQFTRGYGLVFGRAERKAMAMALVDRALQSREQNERVTSPAQDEEFVLSHADNVEAAGFVSHLKLPHYVDFQAELELLKQLQHDYQERNHG; encoded by the coding sequence ATGTATGTCGCGGTGAAAGGGGGCGAAAAAGCCATCTCTAATGCCCATCAGTTACAGGCCGATCTGCGACGGGGCGATCGGGCAGTAGCGGAACTCGGCTGCGATCAGGTGGCGCAGCAGCTGGGGCTGGCGGTGGATCGGGTAATGACCGAAGGCGGAATATACGATCCTGAACTGGCGGCGCTGGCGATTAAGCAGGCCAGTGGCGATCTGGTCGAGGCGATTTTTCTGCTGCGTGCCTATCGCACCACGCTGCCACGTCTGGCAGAGAGCACGCCACTGGCGACCGGTTCGATGCGCATCGAACGCCGCATCTCGGCGGTCTATAAAGACCTGCCGGGCGGCCAGGTGCTGGGGCCAACCTATGACTACAGCCACCGTCTGCTCGACTTCACCCTGCTGGCAAACGGTGAAACGCCTGCCGCGCCGCGTGACGACCGTTCGGTGCCGGATCAGTGTCCGCACATGTTCAGCATGATGAGTGAGGAAGGGCTGGCCACCGCCGAGAGGGATGACGGCAGCGAGCCGGTTGATATCACCCGCGAGCCAATGCGCTTTCCTGCTTCGCGCGCTGCACGGCTGCAACAACTGGTGCGTGGCGATGAAGGTTTTCTGCTGGCGCTGGGCTATTCGACCCAGCGCGGCTATGGCCGTACCCATCCGTTTGCTGGCGAGATCCGCACCGGCTATCTCAGCGTCAGCATCTGTCCCGAAGAGTTGGGCTTTGAGCTGGAGATTGGGGAAGTGCTGCTGACCGAATGTGAAATGGTCAACGGCGTCGCCCACAGTGATGACGCCGCGCCGCAGTTTACCCGTGGCTACGGGCTGGTGTTTGGCCGTGCCGAACGCAAGGCGATGGCGATGGCGCTGGTGGATCGGGCGCTGCAAAGCCGCGAGCAGAATGAGCGCGTGACCAGCCCGGCGCAGGACGAAGAGTTTGTGCTGTCGCACGCCGACAACGTCGAAGCCGCGGGCTTTGTCTCGCATCTCAAGCTGCCGCACTACGTCGATTTCCAGGCAGAACTGGAACTGCTGAAACAGCTGCAGCACGATTATCAGGAGCGCAACCATGGCTGA
- the phnF gene encoding phosphonate metabolism transcriptional regulator PhnF — protein sequence MELSRHPTTVYQAVAAQLEQALKERYRCGDYLPSEQQLADHYEVNRHTLRRAVDELVHKGLLQRRHGVGILVLMRPYDYPLHAQARFSQNLMEQGSHPTSERLLAVLRPASNDVANALGVKEGDNVIHLRTLRRANGVPLCLINHFLADLSWWPQLQQFNSGSLHDFLVEHTGKQLVRTQTRISTRRAQAKECRQLDIALHAPLLCVRTLNKTSDGAVAEYSVSLTRGDMIELTLEH from the coding sequence ATGGAGTTATCCAGACATCCGACCACTGTTTATCAGGCTGTTGCCGCACAACTGGAGCAGGCGCTGAAAGAGCGCTACCGCTGCGGCGACTATCTTCCTTCCGAGCAGCAGCTGGCCGATCACTACGAGGTCAACCGCCACACGCTGCGCCGGGCTGTCGATGAGCTGGTGCACAAAGGGCTGCTGCAGCGCCGTCACGGTGTTGGCATCCTGGTACTGATGCGTCCTTATGACTATCCGCTGCATGCCCAGGCGCGCTTCAGTCAGAACCTGATGGAGCAGGGGAGTCACCCGACCAGCGAACGGCTGCTGGCGGTACTGCGTCCGGCCAGCAACGACGTCGCCAATGCGCTGGGCGTGAAAGAGGGCGACAACGTCATTCATCTGCGCACCCTGCGCCGCGCCAATGGCGTGCCGCTCTGCCTGATTAATCATTTCCTCGCCGACCTCAGCTGGTGGCCGCAGCTTCAGCAATTTAACAGCGGCTCGCTGCACGACTTCTTAGTGGAACACACCGGCAAACAGCTGGTGCGCACTCAGACGCGTATCAGCACCCGCCGGGCGCAGGCCAAAGAGTGTCGGCAGCTCGACATCGCCCTGCATGCGCCGCTGCTCTGCGTGCGGACGCTCAACAAAACCAGTGATGGCGCGGTGGCGGAATACTCCGTCAGCCTGACGCGCGGCGACATGATCGAACTGACTCTGGAGCACTAA
- a CDS encoding methyl-accepting chemotaxis protein: MTILKKLTLVFIFTLLALLFLGIISIRSLGGAQDRFDYVATNSLPSINKISEISQLREEARRQILMGLLGTDKAIFEKHMVTAKEYLTKTREAMDDYKAHFISDKKDGESINQAIQNFGVYLEKVNKMAGVYQTGGIDAARVMVSDQGETAAASVVVSQNLKDLLAYNYMIANNFAAENHAQYLHTLWLLSSIIVAAVILTALSSYSVLSYIRKGLQNLQSTMKTIEETLDLTLRVNLNKKDELGATAGSFNALVTKFREVLSGVRDASKEVDTASEEIAHSNDDLSSRSESQASSLEQTAASMNELSATVKHNMDNATEANNFIGKVQSIVNHSNRELNDLTSAINDISVSSNKVSEIISIIDGIAFQTNILALNAAVEAARAGEQGKGFAVVAGEVRSLSQRSSVAAQDIRGLIEEAIQNVDKGVVYAANVTSRMNEALSVVDETTQLINQVNTSSKEQSYGIDQVNIAVTQMESNLQQNAAMVEQMSAAAGSLSQQAGRLLTEVSSFKL; this comes from the coding sequence ATGACAATTTTAAAGAAACTTACGCTGGTCTTTATCTTTACACTTCTGGCGCTGCTTTTTTTGGGCATTATCAGTATCCGCTCTCTGGGCGGCGCACAGGATCGGTTCGATTATGTGGCCACCAACTCCCTGCCCAGCATCAACAAAATCAGTGAAATCTCTCAGCTTCGTGAAGAAGCAAGACGGCAGATACTGATGGGCCTTTTGGGTACCGATAAAGCGATTTTTGAAAAGCATATGGTCACTGCAAAGGAATATCTGACCAAAACGCGCGAGGCAATGGATGACTATAAAGCCCATTTTATTTCAGATAAGAAGGATGGGGAGTCAATAAATCAGGCTATTCAGAATTTCGGGGTCTATCTCGAGAAAGTAAATAAGATGGCGGGCGTCTATCAGACCGGCGGCATTGATGCGGCCAGGGTCATGGTTTCCGATCAGGGAGAGACCGCGGCGGCCTCGGTTGTGGTGAGCCAGAATCTGAAGGATCTTCTAGCCTATAACTATATGATAGCCAATAACTTTGCGGCGGAAAACCATGCGCAGTATCTACATACGCTCTGGCTTCTGAGCAGCATTATAGTAGCCGCGGTGATACTGACAGCCCTTTCTTCATACTCTGTCCTGAGCTATATCAGAAAAGGCCTGCAGAATTTACAGAGCACCATGAAAACCATCGAGGAAACCCTGGACCTGACTCTTCGGGTAAATCTCAATAAAAAAGATGAACTGGGCGCAACGGCTGGCAGTTTTAATGCCCTTGTGACTAAGTTTCGGGAGGTTCTGTCAGGCGTCCGGGATGCCAGCAAAGAGGTGGATACGGCGTCAGAGGAAATCGCTCACAGCAATGATGATCTGTCATCACGCTCAGAGTCTCAGGCTTCTTCACTTGAGCAAACCGCAGCCAGTATGAACGAGCTGTCGGCCACCGTGAAACACAATATGGATAACGCGACAGAGGCGAATAACTTCATCGGTAAAGTGCAATCCATCGTCAACCATAGCAACCGTGAGCTGAATGATTTAACAAGTGCCATCAACGATATCTCTGTCTCTTCAAATAAGGTTTCAGAAATTATCTCCATTATTGATGGCATTGCGTTTCAGACCAACATTCTGGCGCTTAACGCTGCAGTGGAAGCCGCCCGTGCCGGGGAGCAGGGCAAGGGGTTTGCCGTGGTCGCCGGCGAGGTCCGCTCATTGTCACAGCGTTCTTCTGTAGCAGCCCAGGATATCCGGGGTCTGATTGAAGAAGCAATCCAGAATGTGGATAAAGGCGTGGTATACGCAGCGAATGTGACGTCGCGAATGAATGAAGCTCTGAGTGTTGTTGATGAAACGACGCAATTGATTAATCAGGTCAATACTTCCTCTAAAGAGCAGAGTTATGGGATCGACCAGGTGAACATTGCGGTCACGCAGATGGAAAGCAATCTGCAGCAGAATGCCGCAATGGTAGAGCAGATGTCTGCCGCTGCGGGCTCACTGAGTCAGCAGGCGGGCAGGCTGCTGACAGAGGTCAGCTCATTTAAGCTCTGA
- the phnK gene encoding phosphonate C-P lyase system protein PhnK: MHSEQPLLAVNQLTHLYAPGKGFEQVSFDLWPGEVLGIVGESGSGKTTLLQSLSARLTPQQGSIHYQNRDLYEMSENDRRRLLRTEWGVVHQHPMDGLRAQVSAGGNIGERLMATGQRNYGDIRAEASRWLQAVEIDASRIDDLPTTFSGGMQQRLQIARNLVTQPQLMFMDEPTGGLDVSVQARLLDLLRTLVRELNLAVVIVTHDLGVARLLAHRLLVMKQGRVVESGLTDRVLDDPHHPYTQLLVSSVLN, translated from the coding sequence ATGCACAGTGAACAGCCGCTGCTTGCGGTGAACCAGCTCACCCATCTTTATGCGCCGGGCAAAGGGTTTGAGCAGGTCAGTTTTGATCTCTGGCCCGGCGAAGTACTGGGGATTGTCGGCGAGTCCGGCTCCGGTAAAACCACGCTGCTGCAGAGCCTGTCGGCCCGCCTCACACCGCAGCAGGGCAGCATTCACTATCAGAACCGCGACCTCTATGAGATGAGTGAAAACGACCGCCGTCGCCTGCTGCGCACCGAGTGGGGCGTGGTGCATCAGCATCCGATGGACGGGCTGCGTGCGCAGGTCAGCGCGGGCGGTAACATTGGCGAACGGCTGATGGCGACCGGCCAGCGGAACTATGGCGACATCCGCGCCGAGGCGAGCCGCTGGCTGCAGGCGGTGGAGATTGATGCCAGTCGCATCGACGATCTGCCGACCACTTTTTCCGGCGGGATGCAGCAGCGTCTGCAGATTGCCCGCAACCTGGTGACGCAGCCTCAGCTGATGTTTATGGATGAGCCGACCGGCGGGCTGGATGTCTCGGTGCAGGCGCGACTACTGGATCTGCTGCGCACCCTGGTGCGCGAGCTGAATCTGGCGGTGGTGATTGTCACCCACGATCTCGGGGTGGCGCGACTGCTGGCGCATCGCCTGCTGGTGATGAAACAGGGACGGGTGGTGGAGAGCGGTCTGACTGACCGTGTTCTGGACGATCCTCATCATCCTTACACTCAACTGCTGGTCTCTTCGGTGCTCAATTAA
- a CDS encoding alpha-D-ribose 1-methylphosphonate 5-phosphate C-P-lyase PhnJ translates to MAELTGYNNGYLDEQTKRTIRRAILKAVAIPGYQVPFAGREMPMPYGWGTGGIQITASVIGDQDVLKVIDQGADDTTNAVSIRQFFKRVSGAATTERTADATLIQTRHRIPETPLEEDQILIFQVPIPEPLRFIEPRETETRTMHALEEYGIMQVKLYEDIARYGHIATTYAYPVRVNDRYVMDPSPIPKFDNPKMHMMPALQLFGAGREKRIYALPPYTRVESLDFDDHPFTVQQWDEPCALCGSRHSYLDEVVMDDQGTRMFVCSDTDFCHQQQEQQHAQ, encoded by the coding sequence ATGGCTGAACTCACCGGCTATAACAATGGCTATCTCGATGAGCAGACCAAACGCACCATCCGTCGCGCCATCCTGAAAGCGGTGGCGATCCCCGGCTATCAGGTGCCGTTCGCCGGACGCGAGATGCCAATGCCTTACGGCTGGGGGACAGGCGGCATCCAGATTACCGCCAGCGTGATTGGCGATCAGGATGTGCTGAAGGTGATCGATCAGGGCGCTGATGACACCACCAATGCGGTGTCAATACGTCAGTTCTTTAAGCGGGTCAGCGGGGCCGCAACCACCGAACGCACCGCCGATGCCACCCTGATCCAGACCCGGCACCGCATCCCGGAAACGCCGCTGGAGGAAGACCAGATCCTGATATTCCAGGTGCCGATTCCTGAGCCGCTGCGTTTTATCGAACCGCGCGAAACCGAGACCCGCACCATGCATGCGCTGGAGGAGTACGGCATCATGCAGGTGAAGCTGTATGAAGATATCGCCCGCTACGGCCATATCGCCACGACCTACGCCTATCCGGTCCGGGTTAACGATCGCTACGTGATGGATCCGTCGCCCATTCCCAAATTCGACAACCCGAAGATGCACATGATGCCTGCGCTGCAGCTGTTTGGGGCCGGGCGTGAAAAGCGCATCTACGCCTTGCCGCCTTATACCCGCGTGGAGAGCCTGGACTTCGACGATCACCCCTTCACCGTGCAGCAGTGGGATGAACCCTGCGCGCTGTGCGGATCGCGCCACAGCTACCTCGATGAGGTGGTGATGGACGACCAGGGAACGCGGATGTTCGTCTGCTCCGACACCGACTTTTGCCATCAGCAGCAGGAACAGCAACATGCACAGTGA